From the Pueribacillus theae genome, one window contains:
- a CDS encoding Tex family protein, translating into MPETLHPEIMAHIANELNIKESQVKNVLQLLQEGNTVPFIARYRKELTGGLDEVVLREISENWTYAVNLDNRKQEVIRLIDEQGKLTDELKLAIEKSKKLQEVEDLYRPYKQKRRTKATAAKEKGLEPLAEWLFALPSSGDVETEAKKYLSEEHELHTVEDALQGAKDIIAEWISDHAEFRKWIRTNTYKKGKLQTSGKDVDKDEKKTYQIYYDYEEMIEKIVPHRVLAINRGEKDGVLKTKIVPPTEEILTYLNRQILTKQTIAESCLKEAIEDSFKRLIEPSIEREIRGQLTEKAEEQAIHIFSENLKHLLLQPPLKGNVVLGIDPAYRTGCKLAVVDETGKVLKISVIYPTPPRSEIEKAKKIVNEIIEKYGVQIIAIGNGTASRETEQFVADVIKENGLETKYVIVNEAGASVYSASSLAREEFPNLQTEERSAVSIARRLQDPLAELVKIDPKSVGVGQYQHDVSQKRLNDSLTFIVETVVNRVGVNVNTASVSLLQYVAGLSKAVAKNIVKKREDEGGFSTRMDLKKIPRLGAKTYEQCIGFLRIPNGKNKLDQTPIHPESYKDAKRLLEAVGLEIDDIGTSVLKEKLENLQLSEMAQSLEIGEPTLKDMIDALIRPSRDPRDEIAKPILKSDVLKMEDLKKGMQLEGTIRNVVDFGAFVDIGVKQDGLVHISKLANRFVKHPLDVVKLGDVVTVWIEDVDLVRERIALTMLAPEQQLN; encoded by the coding sequence ATGCCTGAAACATTACATCCAGAGATTATGGCCCATATTGCAAATGAGCTAAATATTAAGGAAAGCCAAGTCAAAAATGTATTACAGCTTCTTCAAGAAGGGAATACCGTTCCTTTTATCGCCCGTTACCGAAAAGAATTAACAGGTGGATTAGATGAAGTCGTACTTAGAGAGATTTCTGAAAACTGGACGTACGCCGTTAATCTTGATAATCGGAAACAGGAAGTCATTCGTTTAATCGATGAGCAAGGCAAATTGACAGATGAATTAAAATTAGCCATCGAAAAAAGCAAAAAGCTTCAAGAAGTCGAAGATTTATACCGCCCCTATAAGCAAAAACGACGGACAAAAGCTACAGCGGCGAAAGAAAAAGGGCTTGAACCGTTGGCAGAGTGGCTTTTCGCTCTACCGTCAAGCGGTGATGTTGAGACGGAAGCTAAAAAATATTTATCAGAAGAACATGAACTCCATACGGTTGAAGACGCGCTTCAAGGGGCAAAAGACATTATTGCCGAATGGATATCAGATCATGCGGAGTTTAGAAAATGGATTCGTACAAATACATATAAAAAAGGCAAACTGCAAACGTCAGGAAAAGACGTGGATAAAGACGAGAAAAAGACATATCAAATCTATTATGATTATGAAGAAATGATCGAAAAAATCGTTCCCCACAGGGTACTCGCCATTAACCGAGGCGAGAAGGACGGTGTTTTAAAAACAAAAATCGTCCCTCCTACCGAAGAAATTCTTACATATTTAAATAGACAAATTTTAACGAAGCAAACGATCGCTGAAAGCTGCTTGAAAGAGGCAATCGAGGATAGTTTCAAGCGATTAATTGAGCCTTCTATCGAAAGAGAAATTAGAGGGCAATTAACGGAAAAGGCAGAGGAACAGGCCATCCATATTTTTTCTGAAAATCTAAAACATCTTTTACTTCAACCACCATTAAAGGGAAATGTTGTCTTAGGCATTGATCCGGCGTACCGAACGGGTTGTAAACTGGCTGTTGTTGATGAGACTGGAAAGGTACTGAAGATTAGTGTCATATACCCAACACCGCCGCGTTCGGAAATCGAAAAGGCTAAAAAAATCGTAAATGAAATCATTGAAAAATACGGTGTGCAAATTATTGCAATTGGGAATGGAACTGCATCAAGGGAAACAGAACAATTCGTGGCGGATGTCATAAAGGAAAATGGGCTTGAAACGAAATATGTTATAGTAAATGAAGCCGGAGCAAGTGTGTACTCAGCCTCCTCTCTTGCAAGAGAAGAGTTTCCAAACCTCCAAACAGAAGAAAGATCAGCGGTTTCAATTGCAAGGCGTCTACAAGATCCGCTTGCCGAACTCGTAAAAATTGATCCGAAATCAGTCGGGGTCGGCCAATACCAACACGACGTTTCCCAAAAAAGGCTAAATGATTCATTAACTTTCATTGTTGAAACAGTAGTAAACCGTGTTGGCGTGAATGTGAACACTGCTTCTGTTTCACTGTTACAATACGTTGCGGGGCTATCGAAAGCAGTTGCTAAAAACATCGTTAAAAAGCGGGAGGATGAAGGCGGGTTTTCTACAAGGATGGATTTGAAGAAGATCCCTCGCTTGGGTGCGAAAACTTACGAACAATGCATCGGTTTTTTACGTATCCCAAACGGGAAAAACAAGCTAGACCAAACGCCGATCCATCCCGAAAGCTACAAAGATGCAAAGCGTCTATTGGAAGCCGTTGGTTTAGAAATCGATGATATTGGGACAAGTGTCCTAAAAGAAAAGCTTGAAAATTTGCAGCTGAGTGAAATGGCACAATCACTGGAAATCGGCGAACCGACATTAAAGGATATGATCGACGCACTTATTCGTCCTAGCCGTGATCCGCGTGATGAAATCGCCAAACCTATATTAAAATCAGATGTTTTAAAAATGGAAGATCTAAAAAAAGGAATGCAGCTTGAAGGAACGATAAGAAACGTCGTAGACTTTGGAGCATTTGTTGACATCGGCGTAAAGCAGGATGGCCTTGTACATATCTCGAAATTGGCCAATCGTTTCGTAAAGCATCCTTTGGATGTTGTCAAGCTCGGGGATGTTGTCACCGTCTGGATTGAAGACG
- a CDS encoding SpoIIE family protein phosphatase: MIESHDFKKIQVSAYQKPKGDNLICGDSYIVLETENYFVCAIADGLGSGKLAKESSEAAISAIEQAHDQSVERMLDEANDSLVGKRGVVMAVFKIDYRLNELFYCGIGNINLIVYSDGEKMTRPISYSGYLSGRPQKYRAERIKFENPICFLMYSDGFNLNVKNNDVLFKMKSPEQAVYYIEQCLNNITDDITYLVGKMD, translated from the coding sequence ATGATTGAATCCCACGATTTCAAAAAGATTCAAGTATCAGCTTATCAAAAACCAAAAGGCGACAACTTGATCTGTGGTGATAGCTACATTGTACTTGAAACAGAAAATTACTTTGTTTGTGCCATTGCAGATGGTTTGGGAAGTGGAAAGCTCGCAAAAGAATCTTCTGAAGCAGCGATTTCAGCAATTGAACAGGCACATGATCAAAGTGTGGAGCGAATGCTTGACGAAGCCAATGACTCTTTGGTTGGAAAACGTGGCGTTGTTATGGCAGTATTTAAAATAGATTATCGTTTAAATGAACTTTTTTATTGCGGAATCGGCAACATTAATCTCATTGTTTATTCAGATGGAGAGAAAATGACGCGGCCTATTTCGTACTCGGGTTATTTATCCGGAAGGCCACAGAAATACCGTGCAGAACGGATAAAGTTTGAGAATCCTATTTGCTTCTTAATGTATTCAGATGGCTTTAATTTAAATGTAAAGAACAATGATGTTTTATTTAAAATGAAATCTCCGGAACAAGCCGTTTATTATATAGAGCAATGCTTAAACAATATTACAGATGATATTACCTATTTGGTTGGCAAAATGGACTAG